In Candidatus Obscuribacterales bacterium, a single window of DNA contains:
- a CDS encoding GNAT family N-acetyltransferase: protein MNSVIEPLSDKYRNCVAERTNELFGGTTVVSRGVLHEPAKLPGFIALSGKELVGLATYFISSSECELVTIDALIRERSIGTQLLAAVEAVAQATDCRRLWLVTTNDNVDALRFYEKRGYSVKQVHRNAIAKSRMMKPTIPEFGNYGTPIRDEIELEKAFSKPL from the coding sequence ATGAATTCCGTAATTGAGCCACTCTCGGACAAATATCGCAATTGCGTGGCCGAAAGGACTAATGAACTTTTCGGCGGCACGACTGTGGTCAGTCGCGGAGTCTTGCATGAGCCTGCGAAGTTGCCTGGCTTCATTGCTCTTAGTGGCAAGGAGCTTGTTGGGCTTGCTACTTACTTCATTTCTAGTAGTGAGTGTGAACTAGTTACAATCGATGCGCTAATTCGTGAGCGTTCGATAGGAACTCAACTCCTCGCTGCCGTTGAAGCTGTTGCCCAAGCTACTGATTGCCGTCGCTTATGGCTCGTCACAACCAACGACAATGTTGATGCACTGCGCTTTTATGAAAAGCGTGGCTATAGCGTGAAGCAAGTGCATAGAAATGCCATTGCCAAAAGTCGCATGATGAAACCGACAATCCCTGAATTTGGTAATTATGGAACTCCAATTCGCGATGAGATAGAGCTGGAAAAGGCTTTCTCAAAGCCTCTTTAG
- the preA gene encoding NAD-dependent dihydropyrimidine dehydrogenase subunit PreA: MANLEINFAGIKSPNPFWLASAPPTNSGYQIQKAFEAGWGGAVWKTIGAPVLNVCNRYGTMDYKGSKIIGLNNVELISDRPIEINLKEIAETKRNFPNNAVIVSVMVESKKEAWQEIIKRVEQTGADGFELNFGCPHGMSERGMGSAMGQVPEYTCMVTEWVMDVATKPVIVKLTPNVTDIVQPARAAVKGRASAISLINTINSIIGVDTDTFEIKPNVGGKGGHGGYAGPAVKPIALHLLSAVASDLEVQKARLPISGMGGIETWKDALEFILLGSTSVQVCTSVMHYGFRVVEDLIDGLSNWMDDKGFKTMDEIIGKSVHRISNFGDFDLGFQTVARINHDKCIQCNLCYIACEDAAHQCIDLKELKIDSRVNERLWPVVREDDCVGCDLCSRVCPIDDCITMVEHETGRPHITWNELSKAKPAVVQEWGKMEEYRKTANIDIH; encoded by the coding sequence ATGGCTAACTTAGAAATCAATTTTGCCGGTATCAAGTCTCCAAATCCTTTTTGGCTGGCTTCTGCTCCACCGACTAACTCAGGCTATCAAATCCAGAAAGCATTTGAAGCAGGCTGGGGAGGTGCCGTATGGAAAACCATCGGCGCTCCTGTATTGAATGTCTGCAATCGCTACGGAACGATGGATTATAAAGGGTCGAAGATAATCGGCTTAAACAACGTCGAACTCATCTCCGATCGTCCCATTGAAATCAACCTCAAGGAAATTGCCGAAACCAAACGCAACTTCCCGAACAACGCAGTTATTGTCAGCGTCATGGTTGAGTCCAAGAAAGAAGCCTGGCAAGAGATAATCAAGCGCGTTGAACAAACAGGCGCCGACGGTTTTGAATTGAATTTCGGCTGCCCTCACGGCATGTCCGAGCGCGGCATGGGCTCAGCTATGGGACAAGTGCCGGAATACACCTGCATGGTTACCGAATGGGTAATGGATGTCGCCACCAAGCCTGTCATCGTCAAACTGACACCAAACGTCACCGACATTGTGCAACCGGCACGCGCAGCAGTTAAAGGACGAGCTTCAGCCATCTCGCTCATCAACACCATCAACAGCATCATTGGCGTCGATACCGATACGTTTGAAATCAAACCAAACGTCGGTGGCAAAGGCGGACACGGTGGTTATGCCGGACCAGCAGTCAAACCAATTGCGCTGCACTTACTTTCTGCTGTCGCCAGCGATCTAGAAGTACAGAAAGCAAGACTGCCAATCTCAGGCATGGGCGGCATCGAAACATGGAAAGATGCCTTGGAGTTTATTCTCCTAGGCTCAACTTCCGTACAAGTCTGTACTTCTGTAATGCACTACGGCTTCCGTGTCGTTGAAGATTTGATTGACGGTCTATCCAACTGGATGGACGACAAAGGCTTCAAGACAATGGATGAAATCATCGGCAAGTCAGTGCACAGAATCTCCAACTTTGGAGACTTTGACCTCGGTTTCCAGACTGTCGCCCGCATCAACCACGACAAGTGTATTCAGTGTAATCTCTGCTACATTGCCTGTGAAGATGCAGCCCACCAGTGCATAGACTTGAAGGAATTGAAAATCGACAGCCGTGTAAACGAACGTCTATGGCCAGTCGTCCGCGAAGACGACTGCGTAGGCTGTGACCTCTGCTCACGCGTCTGCCCAATAGACGATTGCATCACGATGGTCGAACACGAAACCGGCCGCCCGCACATCACCTGGAATGAGCTAAGCAAAGCAAAACCAGCTGTTGTCCAGGAGTGGGGCAAGATGGAAGAGTATCGCAAGACAGCAAATATCGATATTCACTAA
- a CDS encoding NAD(P)-dependent oxidoreductase, which translates to MAEHYKPVKYKAWEMSLEERFQEVYPPLSERDATVEANRCLFCYDAPCMDACPTHIDIPTFIKKIATGNVKGSARTILESNLLGATCARVCPVQELCEGACVLEHDHKPIAIGRLQRYATDYAIEKNIKFFEKGKPNGKKVAIVGAGPAGLSCAGELAKLGFDVTIYERQKLAGGLDTYGIVVFREPIEVSLREVKMIEELGVTVKTGITVGRDVPFEDLIEKNDAVFVAIGLGDVPNMEIPGENLPGVHDGLEFIAETKTQPLNTIKFGKRVAIIGAGNTAIDAATIARRLGAERVNMIYRRSEAEMTAYHFEYEFALGEGVSFMFLTQPIEVVGNGRVEGLKCIRMDLGAPDQSGRRAPVPVANSEFIVECDMVIKAIGQKKHTDVMQKLATFGVQETKGYIAVDTTTNRTANPKIFAGGDCVRSIGEASTVMAVQDGKIAARAIHEQLVGKGELAASIS; encoded by the coding sequence ATGGCTGAGCATTACAAGCCCGTTAAATACAAAGCTTGGGAAATGAGCTTGGAAGAACGCTTCCAAGAAGTTTATCCACCGCTTTCCGAGCGCGACGCAACCGTTGAAGCAAATAGATGTTTATTCTGCTACGACGCTCCGTGTATGGACGCTTGCCCAACCCACATCGATATTCCAACCTTCATTAAGAAGATTGCTACAGGCAATGTCAAAGGTTCGGCACGCACCATTCTCGAATCCAACTTGTTGGGTGCGACCTGCGCCAGAGTTTGCCCAGTGCAAGAACTCTGCGAGGGGGCTTGTGTGCTTGAGCATGATCACAAACCAATTGCTATTGGTCGTCTACAAAGATACGCGACAGATTATGCCATAGAAAAGAACATCAAGTTTTTCGAGAAGGGCAAACCCAATGGTAAAAAGGTAGCCATCGTTGGCGCTGGTCCGGCAGGACTTTCTTGCGCCGGCGAACTTGCCAAACTCGGCTTCGATGTCACCATCTATGAGCGTCAGAAACTCGCTGGCGGACTTGATACCTACGGCATCGTTGTCTTCCGTGAACCAATTGAAGTCAGTTTACGCGAAGTCAAAATGATCGAAGAATTGGGAGTCACAGTCAAAACCGGTATAACAGTTGGAAGAGACGTACCTTTCGAAGACTTGATTGAAAAGAATGATGCAGTGTTCGTTGCCATCGGTTTGGGCGATGTGCCAAACATGGAAATTCCCGGCGAAAATCTGCCTGGTGTCCACGACGGCTTGGAATTCATTGCTGAGACAAAAACCCAGCCATTGAACACAATCAAATTCGGCAAGCGTGTTGCAATCATCGGTGCCGGTAACACCGCTATCGACGCTGCCACAATTGCTCGCCGTCTTGGTGCAGAGCGCGTAAACATGATTTACCGCCGCTCAGAAGCAGAAATGACTGCCTATCACTTCGAATACGAATTTGCTTTGGGCGAAGGTGTGAGCTTTATGTTCCTCACTCAGCCAATTGAAGTCGTCGGCAACGGCCGTGTCGAAGGCTTGAAGTGCATCCGCATGGACTTAGGAGCACCTGACCAATCCGGTCGCCGCGCTCCTGTACCTGTGGCGAATTCCGAATTTATCGTCGAATGCGACATGGTCATCAAAGCCATCGGTCAAAAGAAACACACAGATGTAATGCAAAAGCTGGCAACATTTGGTGTCCAAGAAACCAAAGGCTACATTGCTGTCGACACCACAACCAACCGCACCGCAAATCCAAAAATATTTGCCGGCGGCGATTGCGTGCGAAGCATTGGTGAAGCATCAACAGTTATGGCGGTACAAGACGGCAAGATTGCCGCTCGTGCCATTCACGAGCAACTAGTTGGCAAAGGCGAACTCGCCGCTTCCATATCGTAG
- a CDS encoding aspartate aminotransferase family protein: MKAPLSAKDLKAKRDKFIVPGVKHLYSNPPHFVQGRGQYLIDETGREYLDMFAGIVTVAVGHCHPKVTKATIEQIEKLQHTSTIFMTQPMVDLAEKLAEITPGNLSKAYITNSGTEANEAAILNARLASGKNEVIALEHSYHGFSHLANALTGNHGWRPQTMAAAGVVFAANAYCYRCPFKKTPDNCSLECAKDVERVIQTQTSGQPAVMIAEPIQGVGGTITPPDGYFQMVKKILDNYGVLFIADEVQTGFGRTGKHMFGISNWDVQPDMITMAKGLGNGVPIGAYITTADIAEASTKQVINTFGGNPVSSTTALAVIQTIEEEKLMENARVVGDYFIEGLKDLAKDFPIMADIRGKGLMLGVEIAAEDKTPMVQETAKIVEFAKDNGVILGKGGIFGNVIRIKPALTITKENVDTTLGVMRKALDSVVKVAAR; encoded by the coding sequence GTGAAAGCACCTCTTTCGGCTAAAGATCTCAAAGCCAAGCGCGATAAGTTCATCGTCCCCGGAGTCAAACACCTTTACAGTAATCCGCCGCATTTTGTGCAAGGTCGTGGGCAGTATCTCATCGATGAGACTGGTCGCGAGTACTTGGACATGTTTGCAGGTATTGTCACTGTTGCAGTTGGGCACTGTCATCCAAAGGTGACAAAAGCCACCATCGAGCAAATTGAAAAACTACAACATACATCGACCATTTTCATGACGCAACCAATGGTCGATTTGGCAGAGAAGCTTGCTGAAATTACACCAGGCAATCTTTCAAAGGCCTACATCACCAACTCCGGAACAGAAGCAAACGAAGCGGCAATTCTCAATGCTCGTCTCGCTTCAGGCAAAAACGAAGTAATTGCTCTTGAGCATTCGTATCACGGCTTTTCTCACTTAGCCAATGCGTTGACAGGCAATCACGGCTGGCGTCCACAAACAATGGCAGCAGCTGGTGTTGTTTTTGCTGCAAACGCATACTGCTATCGTTGTCCATTCAAGAAAACACCGGACAATTGCAGTCTCGAGTGCGCCAAAGATGTTGAACGTGTTATCCAAACACAAACATCCGGTCAACCGGCTGTGATGATAGCCGAGCCAATTCAAGGCGTCGGTGGAACAATCACTCCGCCAGATGGCTATTTCCAAATGGTCAAGAAAATTCTCGATAACTACGGCGTTCTCTTTATTGCAGACGAAGTACAAACAGGATTTGGTCGTACTGGCAAGCACATGTTCGGCATTTCCAACTGGGATGTTCAACCGGACATGATCACCATGGCTAAGGGCTTGGGTAATGGCGTGCCAATAGGCGCTTACATCACAACAGCCGACATTGCTGAAGCTTCCACCAAGCAAGTAATCAATACATTTGGCGGCAATCCTGTTTCTTCAACAACGGCACTAGCTGTCATTCAAACCATTGAAGAAGAAAAGCTCATGGAAAATGCCCGTGTCGTAGGCGACTACTTCATCGAAGGCTTGAAAGACCTCGCCAAGGATTTCCCAATCATGGCCGATATCCGCGGCAAGGGCTTGATGCTCGGCGTGGAAATCGCTGCTGAAGACAAGACACCGATGGTGCAAGAGACTGCCAAAATTGTCGAATTCGCCAAAGACAATGGCGTGATACTCGGCAAAGGCGGTATATTCGGTAATGTGATCCGCATTAAGCCGGCACTCACCATCACCAAAGAAAACGTAGACACCACCTTAGGCGTCATGCGTAAAGCTTTGGATTCAGTGGTAAAAGTCGCCGCAAGGTAA
- a CDS encoding SGNH/GDSL hydrolase family protein, with product MNIAVTRKPETKGTAPKAKKNIFAGLFGFIVWQAIAILFVEMILFMAGLGEEEMFKLDPDLGSKHMVNKRITWRSEGYAVSYLDADGMREPGLTIAKPANTYRIALLGDSMVEGFQVPIEKTFGQLLNKELTTSDKKVQVLNFGTSGYSTAQEYVQLKKQVMKYKPDLVLLGYNSRDIFENWSAPDQVITNLRPVALHLPGGKLIIDTSPVTLWMNSKRAKFLMQIDWIRQNSRIWGYFSALQTEMSYHNPLYKAFTNFIDKPGKNWQPLLSEIANSVIPTKDAKPSFTIAKFETVAGDDKKAAPKKEEIKEELISSAPNKVLSKGAETAAKAAPSKAEDGRSTYIELITRTQKSLFNEMRKICEAQGAHFAVVVMPVRSALCPIPGMETSFMFIDYPQEISMVSTMCKEIGVPVCNIQQEAKKLDSESQASLFYSVHFTPKGHEYMAQQLKPFLQEQVK from the coding sequence ATGAACATCGCCGTCACAAGAAAACCAGAGACAAAGGGCACAGCGCCCAAGGCAAAGAAAAATATCTTTGCCGGTCTATTCGGCTTTATTGTTTGGCAGGCAATTGCAATTTTGTTTGTTGAGATGATCCTCTTCATGGCTGGACTTGGCGAAGAGGAAATGTTCAAGCTGGATCCAGACCTTGGCTCCAAGCACATGGTGAACAAGCGTATTACCTGGCGCTCTGAAGGCTATGCGGTCTCTTATCTCGATGCTGACGGTATGAGAGAGCCGGGGTTGACTATTGCAAAGCCCGCAAACACCTATCGCATTGCCTTGCTTGGTGATTCGATGGTTGAAGGCTTCCAGGTGCCAATTGAAAAAACATTCGGTCAACTGCTGAACAAAGAATTGACGACAAGTGACAAAAAGGTCCAAGTATTGAACTTTGGAACATCCGGCTATTCAACAGCACAAGAATATGTGCAGTTGAAAAAGCAAGTGATGAAGTACAAGCCGGACCTGGTCCTTCTCGGCTACAACAGCCGTGACATATTTGAAAACTGGTCGGCACCTGATCAAGTAATCACCAACTTGCGTCCAGTTGCTTTGCACTTGCCTGGTGGTAAGTTGATCATTGATACGTCGCCTGTCACCTTGTGGATGAATTCCAAGCGTGCGAAATTCCTCATGCAAATAGATTGGATTCGCCAGAATAGCCGCATATGGGGTTACTTCTCTGCGCTGCAGACAGAGATGAGCTATCACAACCCGCTCTATAAAGCATTCACCAATTTCATTGATAAGCCCGGTAAGAATTGGCAGCCGCTTTTAAGCGAGATCGCTAATTCCGTTATCCCGACTAAAGATGCGAAACCTTCTTTCACCATCGCCAAGTTTGAAACTGTTGCAGGTGATGATAAGAAAGCCGCGCCAAAGAAAGAAGAAATCAAAGAAGAGCTTATTAGTTCCGCTCCGAATAAAGTCCTAAGTAAAGGCGCTGAAACAGCTGCTAAAGCCGCTCCATCAAAAGCAGAAGACGGACGCAGTACTTATATTGAGCTTATTACTCGCACGCAGAAGTCGTTGTTCAACGAAATGCGCAAAATCTGTGAAGCTCAAGGCGCCCACTTTGCTGTCGTCGTAATGCCGGTGCGCTCTGCCCTGTGTCCGATACCCGGCATGGAGACGTCCTTCATGTTCATCGATTACCCACAAGAAATTTCCATGGTCTCCACCATGTGCAAAGAAATCGGTGTACCTGTCTGCAACATCCAACAAGAAGCGAAGAAATTGGATTCCGAGTCGCAAGCCAGCCTATTCTACTCGGTCCACTTCACACCGAAGGGACACGAATACATGGCACAGCAACTCAAGCCTTTTTTGCAAGAGCAGGTTAAGTAG
- a CDS encoding glycosyltransferase family 39 protein translates to MSRRLVNDLWQPALVVVIALIARVAYNLSLEHRVCHFGDAFYFLNTGNSLLALIQQSHSFAQLVSTLVAQHNPALTGLNTMMSLSLADRLLIDGPVYPTHLALVEWVMRVNTQAPIFDSLCLPLSLFNSIIDSVSCLLIYRLGQIAFDRRTGLISGIIFALYPPAIINTQHCYSEPYAYFILLFFLNVCFDDSTEKKRSIFSWLLVGMLAALTMLAKPIFVLIPPMFGAYFLALAVIEKRRVHLKQLAPLILGLSIFLGPWLWFTHAVTGNFSIFVSRAPSYNLYLGNQLATDGWRAWPETELIPSGTKKAAEAILQQASHKPLKFIALELKKLARLWVGVWNEYQYSLFGISLELQTLWHDLLLLLGGLGTLLVLIGQKRFSHQWNCAFVMGGIIGLHYIYCAFEPISRYNITAMPLVIVFASYAISHARANKLLLPSLMTIAYAVFLFSILARAYVLKPLFAQLLTIEQMSLLPWIQAAIWICLFIILVLFAKRWLDRAFEDAGARKTSTLALGVISVGSALVVLACVVADPSWREWSRSFKLTSESAMQTIELPGLNGEKPAPTSYILVDLTSTASLPPVLLNLNGEQQLHPPLPWAVVRGVSSVALQVLSIQGQGMGKDLKTFRQWWAFPVPTSSLHFGGTNIISLAPGVNQLNDNLSFYGDYVSKINGTMRQPSFTRISWPKGFATYDHLDSRVYEPVGFKGKINDVAQRGAQYRIRIVVPFAKTATSADNSQIDTPAFEIVPDDKPHALVGKDLATLILTPQPISLPPNLPSGALLYIYCDLKGFENPGNAYISVDFTGTDGNKPGHWNSLWQPASITTYPEWRSASFADIVPDDVLRWKDLKVSVLASPFTPDQLFLKRKDALSKDGAIRGLNFAILPPLEIPKDADWRIY, encoded by the coding sequence GTGTCAAGAAGACTAGTTAATGATTTGTGGCAACCAGCATTGGTTGTTGTGATTGCTTTAATCGCAAGAGTTGCCTACAACCTCTCTTTGGAGCACAGAGTCTGCCATTTCGGAGATGCTTTTTACTTTCTAAATACTGGCAATAGTCTCTTAGCGCTAATTCAGCAAAGTCATTCTTTTGCGCAACTTGTCTCCACTTTAGTAGCTCAGCATAACCCGGCTCTGACCGGACTTAATACAATGATGTCATTGTCACTGGCTGACAGACTCTTGATAGATGGTCCTGTTTATCCCACGCATTTGGCACTGGTCGAATGGGTGATGAGAGTAAATACTCAGGCGCCTATATTTGATTCGCTGTGTTTACCTCTTTCGCTATTCAACTCAATAATCGACAGCGTTTCCTGTCTACTTATATATAGGTTGGGTCAAATTGCTTTTGACAGACGCACGGGGCTAATCTCAGGAATTATCTTTGCGCTTTATCCACCGGCAATCATCAACACTCAACATTGCTATAGCGAGCCATACGCATATTTCATTTTGCTCTTTTTCTTGAATGTTTGCTTTGATGATTCAACGGAGAAGAAGCGGTCAATTTTTTCGTGGTTGTTAGTTGGTATGTTGGCGGCGCTCACGATGTTGGCTAAACCGATTTTTGTTCTCATCCCACCTATGTTTGGTGCATATTTTCTTGCCCTTGCCGTTATTGAAAAACGTCGAGTGCATCTAAAACAGTTAGCTCCGCTAATTCTCGGGCTTAGCATTTTTCTTGGTCCCTGGCTCTGGTTTACGCATGCAGTCACCGGTAACTTTTCTATATTTGTCAGTCGTGCCCCTTCGTATAACTTGTATTTGGGAAATCAACTTGCCACTGACGGTTGGCGTGCCTGGCCGGAAACAGAACTCATTCCCAGTGGCACAAAAAAGGCTGCTGAAGCCATTCTTCAGCAAGCTTCGCACAAACCACTTAAATTTATTGCGTTGGAGTTGAAGAAACTTGCGCGTCTTTGGGTTGGTGTTTGGAACGAATACCAGTACAGTCTCTTTGGTATCTCACTGGAATTACAAACTCTCTGGCATGACCTTTTACTGCTGCTTGGCGGTTTGGGAACATTGCTAGTTCTCATCGGGCAAAAGAGATTTAGTCACCAATGGAATTGTGCCTTTGTGATGGGTGGCATTATCGGTTTGCACTATATATATTGCGCGTTTGAACCTATCTCGCGATACAACATTACTGCGATGCCGCTGGTGATTGTCTTTGCTAGCTATGCCATATCGCACGCTCGGGCCAATAAATTGCTGCTACCTTCGTTAATGACTATTGCTTACGCGGTATTTCTCTTTTCTATTTTGGCTAGGGCATATGTACTCAAACCACTTTTCGCCCAACTGCTGACTATTGAGCAAATGTCTCTGCTGCCTTGGATACAAGCTGCCATTTGGATTTGCTTGTTTATCATTCTGGTCTTATTTGCCAAACGCTGGCTAGATCGCGCATTTGAAGATGCCGGTGCTCGCAAAACTTCCACCCTTGCGTTAGGTGTGATTAGTGTAGGCTCCGCTTTGGTTGTTCTTGCTTGCGTGGTGGCTGATCCCAGCTGGCGCGAATGGTCACGCTCATTCAAACTTACATCGGAATCGGCTATGCAGACGATTGAATTGCCCGGATTGAACGGTGAAAAACCTGCGCCGACGTCGTACATCTTGGTTGACCTAACATCAACAGCATCATTGCCGCCAGTATTACTTAATCTCAACGGCGAACAACAGCTGCATCCGCCCTTGCCTTGGGCAGTAGTACGGGGAGTGAGTTCTGTTGCTCTGCAGGTGCTTTCCATTCAAGGGCAGGGAATGGGAAAAGACCTTAAGACATTTAGGCAGTGGTGGGCGTTTCCTGTGCCGACATCTTCATTGCATTTTGGTGGCACAAATATCATTAGCTTAGCGCCTGGCGTCAATCAGCTTAACGACAATCTCTCTTTCTATGGCGACTACGTGTCTAAAATCAACGGCACGATGAGGCAGCCTTCGTTTACGAGGATTTCGTGGCCGAAGGGATTTGCTACTTACGATCATCTGGACTCACGAGTGTATGAGCCGGTCGGCTTCAAAGGCAAAATTAACGACGTTGCACAACGTGGTGCTCAGTACCGTATTCGCATTGTGGTTCCATTTGCTAAAACTGCGACTTCTGCCGACAATAGCCAAATTGACACTCCTGCATTTGAAATAGTCCCTGACGACAAGCCTCACGCGCTGGTCGGCAAAGATCTCGCTACTCTGATCTTGACTCCACAGCCAATTTCTCTGCCACCCAATTTGCCGAGTGGCGCACTTTTATATATATATTGCGATCTGAAAGGCTTTGAAAATCCAGGCAATGCGTACATTTCTGTTGATTTCACCGGCACCGACGGCAACAAACCAGGTCACTGGAATTCGCTCTGGCAGCCGGCTTCGATAACAACTTATCCTGAATGGCGATCAGCTTCGTTTGCCGACATCGTTCCAGATGACGTGTTGAGATGGAAAGATCTGAAAGTCAGCGTGCTTGCTTCGCCTTTTACTCCGGACCAACTCTTTTTGAAGCGGAAAGATGCGCTTTCAAAAGACGGGGCGATTCGTGGGCTTAACTTTGCTATCTTGCCACCGCTGGAAATTCCGAAAGACGCCGACTGGCGGATTTACTAG
- a CDS encoding proline dehydrogenase family protein, with the protein MDSHKRDQQFSVVDALPLSLVLWLARPYLAGQTSAQAIDLAHEIYSRHKFASTIDILGEESRSDEDCEHAVAAYRQLIDGVAAKPISVSGHFSKSAQMTISIKPSMFAVVEEVGGELESKYLDRAYERIESLVGYAKSKQINMTLEAEDHRWTDFHLDTYASLINKGYTNLGTVLQSRLFRTREDVRRFDERMRVRMVIGIYQEPAEIAQTQKPVMKSLLVEYSKELLARGTYVEIASHDENCVDQFIKEAVLPLKAPVTQFESQFLLGVPRKELESKLTSGAYFRHMLETNNQLNAAEKEHLEKLSVTGELVRLYLPYGENKLSAAYCKRRLKANPNMALFGIKNLLRI; encoded by the coding sequence ATGGATTCACACAAACGAGATCAACAATTTTCTGTAGTCGATGCCCTTCCTTTGAGTCTCGTTCTCTGGCTAGCCCGTCCGTATCTCGCCGGTCAAACATCTGCCCAGGCAATTGACCTGGCTCACGAGATTTATTCACGACACAAATTCGCTTCGACAATTGATATTCTTGGTGAAGAATCGCGCAGCGATGAAGATTGTGAACATGCAGTGGCTGCTTATCGCCAATTGATTGATGGGGTTGCTGCCAAACCAATTAGTGTTTCGGGACATTTTTCAAAAAGCGCGCAGATGACCATTTCCATTAAACCGTCGATGTTTGCGGTAGTGGAAGAGGTCGGTGGAGAGCTGGAAAGCAAATATCTCGATCGCGCTTACGAGAGAATTGAATCGCTTGTTGGTTATGCTAAATCCAAGCAAATTAATATGACGCTGGAAGCCGAAGATCATCGCTGGACTGATTTTCATTTGGATACCTATGCCTCGCTGATTAATAAAGGCTACACAAATTTAGGCACAGTTCTTCAATCGCGCCTGTTCCGCACAAGAGAAGACGTAAGACGCTTTGATGAGCGTATGCGTGTGCGCATGGTAATTGGTATCTACCAGGAACCGGCGGAAATTGCTCAAACGCAAAAGCCGGTTATGAAGTCTTTGCTTGTGGAATACTCTAAAGAATTATTGGCTCGCGGCACATATGTGGAAATTGCCTCTCACGATGAAAATTGTGTCGACCAATTTATTAAAGAGGCAGTTCTGCCGCTGAAGGCTCCTGTTACCCAATTTGAGTCCCAGTTTCTTCTAGGCGTACCGAGAAAAGAGTTGGAGTCTAAACTCACCTCGGGTGCTTATTTCCGCCACATGCTTGAAACAAACAATCAACTGAATGCTGCTGAGAAAGAACATTTAGAAAAACTTAGCGTCACTGGCGAACTTGTTCGACTCTACCTTCCGTACGGCGAAAACAAGCTTTCGGCAGCCTACTGCAAACGCAGATTAAAAGCCAATCCCAACATGGCTTTATTCGGCATCAAGAATTTGCTGCGCATTTAA
- the lipA gene encoding lipoyl synthase yields MKTKITTDIKDAENGTQLPISVLDITDTSAKPDWLKVRLPTSVPYQNLKRLVTDLNLHTVCESAACPNRGECWSRSTATFMILGNICTRSCGFCNVITGRPTELDLDEPRRVADAVKSMQLKYAVITSVNRDELVDGGASVWAETIRQIHESSPDTKVEVLIPDFCSNWEALDIVLNAKPDVLNHNIETVPRLYLQVRPQGKFTRSLELLKLAKEKGFTTKSGLMVGLGESDEEVTEVLRELKASNVDLVTIGQYMQPTPKHLPVQRWVHPDTFEKWHKEGMSMGFQNVFSGPLVRSSYHAEEQALLKNSAQQ; encoded by the coding sequence ATGAAAACAAAAATAACTACTGACATCAAAGATGCTGAAAACGGCACCCAGTTGCCTATCTCTGTCTTGGATATAACCGACACAAGTGCAAAACCAGACTGGCTCAAGGTCCGTTTGCCGACAAGCGTTCCTTATCAAAACTTGAAGCGCCTTGTAACAGATCTCAATCTTCACACGGTTTGTGAATCAGCAGCGTGTCCAAATAGAGGTGAATGTTGGTCAAGATCTACTGCCACATTTATGATTTTGGGCAACATCTGCACGCGTAGTTGCGGCTTCTGCAACGTCATCACCGGGCGTCCAACAGAACTTGATTTGGATGAACCGCGTCGTGTTGCCGATGCTGTAAAAAGCATGCAACTGAAATATGCCGTCATCACTTCCGTAAACAGAGATGAATTAGTTGATGGTGGCGCATCCGTTTGGGCAGAAACCATACGTCAAATTCACGAGTCATCACCGGATACAAAAGTAGAAGTTTTAATTCCCGACTTTTGCTCCAACTGGGAAGCGCTAGATATTGTCCTTAATGCAAAACCTGACGTATTGAACCACAACATCGAAACAGTACCGCGCCTTTATCTTCAAGTTAGACCACAGGGCAAATTTACACGCAGTTTGGAACTCTTGAAACTAGCCAAAGAAAAAGGCTTCACGACAAAATCCGGACTGATGGTCGGACTTGGTGAAAGTGATGAAGAAGTCACAGAAGTTTTGCGCGAACTCAAAGCATCAAATGTTGATCTGGTAACAATCGGACAATACATGCAGCCGACACCAAAGCATTTACCTGTACAACGCTGGGTGCATCCAGATACATTTGAGAAGTGGCATAAAGAAGGCATGTCCATGGGCTTCCAGAATGTCTTCTCCGGACCGCTTGTGCGCTCAAGTTATCACGCCGAAGAACAAGCTCTTCTAAAGAATTCAGCTCAACAATAA